One window of Medicago truncatula cultivar Jemalong A17 chromosome 2, MtrunA17r5.0-ANR, whole genome shotgun sequence genomic DNA carries:
- the LOC11424190 gene encoding protein NRT1/ PTR FAMILY 4.3, with product MDEGGSINNINIPIPKGESADEGIMNTTVDWRGRPSNPNNHGGTRAAAFVLGLQAFEIMAIAAVGNNLITYLINEMHFSLPHSANIVTNFVGTIFLIALLGGYLSDSFLGTFSTILIFALLELSGFILLSAQAHFPELKPPPCSKLGGECIEANGLKALIFYIAIYMVALGSGCVKPNMISHGAHQFNQDQQSKKLSTYFNAAYFAFSLGELVALTILIWVQTHSGMDAGFAVSAAAMAMGFISFISGTLYYRNKPPQPTIFLPIAQVFVAAILKRKKICPSSLQILHGRENRQHSDKLRFLDKACVQEAGNNTKESPWRLCSVAQVEQAKILLSVIPIFACTIIFNTILAQLQTFSVQQGSAMDTHVTKSFHIPPASLQSIPYIFLIVVVPLYDTLFVPFARKITGHESGISPLQRIGIGLFLATFSMVSAAVMEKKRRDAAVNLNQTLSIFWITPQFIIFGLSEMFTAVGLIEFFYKQSLKGMQTFFTAITYCSYSFGFYLSSLLVSLVNKITSTSSGGGGWLHDNNLNKDKLDLFYWLLAVLSFLNFINYLFWSRWYSYNPSLSTISQEGEVHAMESKHYYVSAADNIP from the exons ATGGATGAGGGAGGAagtattaataatattaatattccAATTCCAAAGGGAGAATCTGCAGATGAAGGCATCATGAATACTACTGTTGACTGGAGAGGGAGACCCTCTAATCCTAACAACCACGGTGGAACTAGAGCAGCTGCTTTTGTTCTTG GGCTACAAGCATTTGAAATAATGGCAATAGCTGCAGTTGGAAACAACCTCATAACTTATCTCATAAACGAGATGCACTTCTCTTTGCCTCATTCTGCAAACATAGTCACCAACTTTGTAGGAACTATTTTTCTCATCGCACTCCTCGGCGGCTATCTATCTGACTCTTTTCTTGGCACCTTCTCCACTATCCTCATATTTGCTTTACTAGAACTTTCT GGTTTCATTTTGCTGTCAGCACAAGCTCATTTTCCTGAATTGAAGCCACCACCATGCAGTAAATTAGGAGGAGAATGCATAGAAGCAAATGGGTTGAAGGCGTTGATATTCTATATAGCAATATACATGGTGGCATTAGGAAGTGGTTGTGTTAAGCCCAACATGATTTCTCATGGAGCTCACCAATTCAATCAAGACCAGCAATCAAAGAAGCTCTCAACTTACTTCAATGCAGCATATTTTGCATTCTCATTGGGTGAACTTGTTGCTCTAACAATTCTTATTTGGGTTCAAACTCATTCCGGGATGGATGCGGGCTTTGCTGTATCAGCTGCTGCCATGGCAATGGGGTTCATAAGCTTCATAAGTGGAACCCTATATTATAGGAACAAGCCTCCACAACCAACCATCTTTCTCCCCATTGCTCAA GTTTTTGTAGCTGCAATATTAAAAAGGAAGAAGATTTGTCCATCTAGCCTACAAATCCTACACGGAAGGGAAAACAGACAACATAGTGATAAGTTGAGGTTCTTGGACAAGGCTTGTGTCCAAGAGGCCGGGAACAACACAAAGGAAAGCCCGTGGAGATTGTGTAGTGTTGCACAAGTTGAACAAGCAAAGATATTACTTTCGGTTATTCCAATTTTTGCATGCACTATAATTTTCAACACTATCTTAGCACAACTTCAAACATTCTCGGTCCAGCAAGGAAGTGCCATGGACACACATGTcacaaaatcatttcatatcCCTCCAGCATCACTTCAGTCAATTCCTTACATTTTTCTCATCGTTGTAGTCCCTCTCTATGATACTTTATTTGTTCCCTTTGCAAGAAAAATAACAGGTCATGAGTCAGGAATCTCACCTTTGCAGAGAATAGGGATTGGCCTTTTTCTGGCTACATTTTCTATGGTTTCAGCAGCTGTTATGGAGAAAAAGAGAAGGGATGCAGCTGTGAACCTGAACCAAACTCTGTCCATATTTTGGATTACACCACAATTCATAATATTTGGTTTGTCAGAGATGTTTACTGCAGTTGGCCTCATTGAGTTCTTCTACAAACAGTCCTTGAAAGGGATGCAGACATTCTTCACTGCCATCACATATTGCTCCTATTCATTTGGATTTTATCTCAGCTCACTATTGGTTTCTTTGGTGAATAAAATCACTTCAACTtctagtggtggtggtggttggcTTCATGACAACAATCTGAACAAAGACAAACTTGACCTTTTCTATTGGTTACTAGCtgtccttagcttcctcaactTCATCAACTATCTCTTCTGGTCCAGATGGTATTCTTATAATCCATCCCTTTCAACCATATCCCAGGAGGGTGAGGTTCATGCCATGGAATCTAAACACTACTATGTATCAGCAGCAGACAATATTCCATAG